One Bacillus amyloliquefaciens DSM 7 = ATCC 23350 DNA window includes the following coding sequences:
- a CDS encoding sigma-70 family RNA polymerase sigma factor, translating into MKEERLIKKAKKGDASAFEKLITAHQETLYKTAYLYLHHKEDTLDAVQETAYKAFLHIAQLKEPKYFKTWLIRILLNTIFAMRKKHGDVIPFEQHHDTCAENKNVEEYIDLRNALETLDEHIQLTIQLYYFQDFSISIIAEQTGMAEGTVKTHLHRARKALKQELEKEDKQIWKSIK; encoded by the coding sequence GTGAAGGAAGAACGATTGATCAAAAAGGCGAAAAAAGGTGATGCCTCAGCCTTTGAAAAACTGATCACAGCTCATCAGGAGACTTTATATAAAACAGCTTATCTCTATTTGCATCACAAAGAAGACACCCTGGACGCTGTTCAGGAAACGGCTTACAAGGCTTTTCTTCATATCGCGCAGCTGAAGGAGCCGAAATATTTTAAAACGTGGCTGATCCGGATTTTGCTTAATACGATTTTTGCGATGAGGAAAAAGCACGGTGACGTCATCCCGTTTGAGCAGCACCACGATACATGTGCGGAGAACAAGAACGTTGAAGAATACATAGACCTTCGAAATGCTCTGGAAACACTTGATGAACATATACAGCTGACCATTCAGCTTTATTATTTTCAGGATTTTTCGATTTCCATTATCGCTGAACAGACCGGCATGGCGGAAGGCACCGTAAAAACGCATCTGCACAGGGCGAGAAAAGCATTGAAGCAAGAGCTGGAAAAGGAGGATAAACAAATATGGAAAAGCATCAAATGA
- a CDS encoding DUF4129 domain-containing transglutaminase family protein codes for MPHDENQGSRLSLLLFYFLAFLLLWEWLRPLHNFTDTKHTGFFIIFIGLAFLLSFFRMRWYVTVPSCILFTLISIHMLFYKGSVFQPEWLASFLRDVMLNARHIGTGRWNDMNPSFRTLLFFVLLWLLVYLLHYWVIYQRKILFFFIMTVAYITVLDTFTPYDAAYAVIRIVFIGFLMMGLLNMERIRLTEHIAFKKRLIIKWFLPLALFICASVLFGLAAPKSDPNWPDPVPFLKKITNHKEVPAAESKIGYGNHDETLGGPFQQDDTPVFTWKGKERAYFRVETKDTYTGKGWVETDQGMSYKLNGGNVEDIWFDRSVQTRRYTAQVSIDENYLYNHVMYPIGVSNIKPKHSIQLEMNGNTEQITPISEQVGSIRNMGRYTVTFHAPVFKLNDLKKVKVKRYREQNQFNDRYLQLPDSLPERVRQLADRLTRDHHNMFDKAKAVEDYLGSSAFSYDTQDVAVPEHNQDYVDQFLFETKRGYCDNFSSAMAVLLRSAGIPARWVKGYTSGEYKGAGDQNGHLYEVTNNNAHSWVEVYFPDQGWVTFEPTKGFTNPTEFTSEQNHTAGKDGGSSAGNSDTPSDKQRQETKPEKKETPKKREHSAAPHPVMHNKTAAQLWPYAAIIIVISAAAALVWVLRARWIPHVAAARLKRRTDEDVFFDAYAALLRQLKRKGFSRGDGETLRDFAARIDEAYHTDDMSELTLRYERALYRSDNAAELWNESVQLWENIIKTR; via the coding sequence ATGCCGCATGACGAGAACCAGGGAAGCAGGCTGAGTCTGCTGCTGTTTTATTTTCTCGCTTTTTTATTGTTATGGGAATGGCTCAGGCCGCTGCACAATTTTACGGATACAAAACATACCGGTTTTTTCATCATTTTTATCGGTTTGGCATTTCTGCTGTCATTCTTCCGGATGAGGTGGTACGTCACCGTGCCGTCCTGCATTCTGTTTACGTTGATCAGTATTCATATGCTGTTTTATAAAGGTTCGGTTTTTCAGCCGGAATGGCTCGCTTCTTTTTTGCGGGACGTGATGCTGAATGCCCGGCACATCGGGACCGGAAGATGGAATGATATGAACCCGTCATTCCGCACATTGCTGTTTTTTGTGCTATTATGGCTGCTCGTATATTTACTGCATTACTGGGTGATCTATCAGCGGAAAATATTATTCTTTTTTATCATGACGGTGGCCTATATCACCGTGCTTGATACGTTTACTCCCTATGATGCCGCATACGCCGTCATCCGGATTGTCTTTATCGGCTTTTTGATGATGGGGCTTTTGAATATGGAGCGCATCCGCCTGACGGAACACATAGCGTTTAAAAAAAGGTTGATCATCAAATGGTTTCTGCCGCTGGCGCTGTTTATCTGCGCTTCCGTCCTATTCGGTCTGGCGGCTCCGAAATCAGATCCGAACTGGCCGGACCCCGTGCCGTTTCTGAAAAAAATAACAAATCACAAAGAGGTGCCCGCCGCTGAGAGCAAAATCGGCTACGGCAACCATGATGAAACATTAGGCGGGCCTTTTCAGCAGGACGATACGCCGGTTTTCACATGGAAGGGAAAAGAGCGGGCGTACTTCCGGGTGGAAACGAAGGATACATACACGGGAAAAGGCTGGGTGGAGACCGATCAGGGCATGTCCTATAAACTGAATGGCGGCAATGTGGAAGATATATGGTTTGACCGGAGTGTGCAGACGAGACGTTATACGGCGCAGGTGTCCATTGATGAGAATTATCTTTATAATCACGTCATGTATCCGATCGGCGTCTCCAATATTAAACCGAAGCACTCGATTCAGCTTGAAATGAACGGAAACACCGAGCAAATCACGCCGATCAGTGAACAAGTGGGCAGCATCCGCAATATGGGACGGTACACGGTGACTTTTCACGCGCCCGTCTTTAAACTGAATGACCTCAAAAAAGTGAAAGTGAAACGATACCGTGAGCAGAATCAATTCAATGACCGGTATCTGCAGCTTCCCGACAGCCTTCCGGAAAGAGTGAGACAGCTTGCCGACAGGCTGACGCGGGATCATCATAATATGTTCGATAAAGCGAAGGCGGTCGAGGATTATCTGGGATCTTCCGCATTTTCGTATGATACACAGGATGTCGCCGTTCCGGAGCACAACCAGGATTATGTGGATCAATTTTTGTTTGAAACGAAAAGAGGTTATTGTGATAACTTTTCTTCGGCAATGGCTGTGCTGCTGCGATCTGCGGGAATTCCCGCCCGCTGGGTGAAAGGCTATACATCCGGAGAATATAAAGGCGCGGGCGATCAAAACGGCCATCTTTATGAAGTCACAAACAACAATGCCCATTCGTGGGTAGAAGTATATTTTCCGGATCAGGGCTGGGTGACGTTTGAGCCGACGAAAGGCTTCACCAATCCGACGGAGTTTACGTCAGAGCAGAATCATACAGCGGGAAAAGATGGCGGAAGCTCAGCGGGGAATTCGGATACACCGTCTGACAAGCAGCGCCAGGAAACAAAGCCCGAAAAAAAAGAAACGCCGAAAAAGCGGGAGCACAGTGCGGCTCCGCATCCTGTGATGCACAATAAAACCGCGGCACAGCTGTGGCCGTATGCAGCTATCATCATCGTGATTTCAGCCGCGGCCGCGCTCGTCTGGGTGCTGCGGGCGCGCTGGATTCCGCATGTTGCAGCAGCCAGATTGAAGCGGCGCACGGATGAAGACGTCTTTTTCGACGCATATGCCGCGCTGCTCCGCCAGCTGAAACGAAAAGGGTTCAGCAGGGGAGACGGAGAAACGCTCCGTGATTTTGCCGCGAGGATTGATGAGGCGTACCATACAGACGACATGTCCGAGCTGACGCTGCGCTATGAGCGTGCTTTATACCGCAGCGATAATGCCGCAGAGCTTTGGAATGAATCGGTACAGTTGTGGGAAAATATAATTAAAACAAGATAG
- a CDS encoding DUF4179 domain-containing protein produces the protein MEKHQMKQLYQDIDVPKAELKNVIHSAAVRAGKEGAVRRRWGRKLINGFAVAAALFFLYLSSGLFMPSVNTAMGNIPAAGQIYSLFQDKAGSALFKSNLVTKLNEKAESRGITVTVKSVYYDSGQLVYNFIVDNLKSDEESIPFQVDYKDTRNILSEDYDRTDMKKMKDGRYGGQLRLFTDGSKLKDGDKLPLVITKIKDIPGNWRFTLPIKKQKSVSLEGTKAVNVNNGLYRFFDIRAENGTMGSALLYSVDFHDAAKNDAISIDEATDDAGNHYEMTMSNIDLGSRKNLPGGGKRVRGQTQFSKPIDPKAKTLFITGNLKSESEPGEIVPLKTKLPASYETKHHHVGITIKKIKQQGRRVIVNYQFSGINVSKTDEDQLMNVGESIGLGDTKKMKTWPSLDEYEKGYYLKGNKAKVTNLKTGEMESVFELDDSSDNDYSLRDFSFDSYALYVNQTAMNTLAGDSKITFAVPVRPADGK, from the coding sequence ATGGAAAAGCATCAAATGAAGCAATTGTATCAGGACATAGACGTGCCGAAAGCTGAATTGAAAAACGTGATACACAGCGCGGCTGTCCGTGCCGGAAAAGAAGGCGCCGTCAGACGGAGATGGGGAAGAAAACTGATAAACGGCTTCGCGGTTGCTGCTGCTTTGTTTTTTCTGTATCTGTCTTCAGGCTTGTTCATGCCCTCCGTTAATACGGCTATGGGAAACATTCCTGCTGCCGGACAAATTTACAGTCTGTTTCAGGATAAGGCAGGTTCTGCGCTGTTTAAAAGCAATCTGGTGACAAAACTGAACGAGAAAGCGGAATCACGCGGGATCACGGTGACAGTAAAAAGTGTATATTACGACAGCGGACAGCTCGTTTATAACTTTATCGTTGACAATTTGAAATCAGATGAGGAGAGTATTCCTTTTCAAGTCGATTATAAAGATACCCGGAATATATTATCTGAGGATTATGACAGGACTGATATGAAAAAAATGAAAGACGGTCGGTACGGAGGGCAGCTTCGCTTGTTCACGGACGGTTCAAAGCTGAAAGACGGTGATAAGCTTCCGCTTGTCATTACAAAAATCAAGGACATCCCGGGAAACTGGCGCTTTACACTCCCGATCAAAAAACAAAAGTCAGTTTCCCTGGAAGGAACGAAAGCCGTCAATGTAAATAACGGATTATACCGCTTTTTCGATATCCGGGCGGAAAACGGAACGATGGGATCGGCACTCTTATATTCAGTCGACTTTCACGATGCAGCCAAAAATGATGCCATCTCGATTGACGAAGCAACGGATGATGCAGGAAACCATTATGAAATGACGATGTCAAATATTGACCTTGGCAGCAGAAAGAACCTTCCCGGCGGCGGGAAAAGAGTACGCGGCCAAACTCAATTCAGCAAACCGATAGACCCGAAAGCGAAAACACTTTTCATAACGGGTAATTTAAAATCAGAATCAGAGCCGGGAGAAATCGTCCCACTGAAAACAAAACTGCCCGCCAGCTATGAAACGAAACATCACCATGTCGGCATCACCATCAAAAAGATCAAACAGCAAGGCAGACGGGTGATTGTCAATTATCAATTCAGCGGAATTAATGTAAGCAAGACGGATGAAGATCAGCTGATGAATGTCGGTGAGTCAATCGGTCTCGGCGATACGAAAAAAATGAAAACCTGGCCATCGCTTGATGAGTATGAAAAAGGCTATTATCTGAAAGGGAATAAGGCGAAAGTCACGAATCTTAAAACGGGTGAAATGGAATCCGTTTTTGAATTGGATGATTCATCTGATAATGACTATTCATTGCGCGATTTCTCATTCGATTCATATGCTTTGTATGTCAATCAAACGGCCATGAACACTTTAGCAGGTGACAGCAAGATCACATTCGCGGTTCCGGTACGGCCTGCGGACGGAAAATGA
- the guaA gene encoding glutamine-hydrolyzing GMP synthase produces the protein MTKLVNEMILVLDFGSQYNQLITRRIREFGVYSELHPHTLTAEEIKEMNPKGIILSGGPNSVYDEGSFRCDEKIFELDIPVLGICYGMQLMTHYLGGKVEAASQREYGKANIQIQGTPDLFKDLPEEQVVWMSHGDLVVQVPEGFTVDATSHHCPNSAMSKKDKKWYGVQFHPEVRHSEYGNDLLKNFVFGPCECKGEWSMENFIEIEMQKIRETVGDKQVLCALSGGVDSSVVAVLIHKAIGDQLTCIFVDHGLLRKGEAEGVMKTFSEGFNMNVIKVDAKDRFLNKLKGVSDPEQKRKIIGNEFIYVFDDEAVKLKGIDYLAQGTLYTDIIESGTATAQTIKSHHNVGGLPEDMQFELIEPLNTLFKDEVRALGTELGIPDDIVWRQPFPGPGLGIRVLGEVTEEKLEIVRESDAILREEVANHGLERDIWQYFTVLPDIRSVGVMGDARSYDYTIGIRAVTSIDGMTSDWARIPWDVLEVISTRIVNEVKHINRVVYDITSKPPATIEWE, from the coding sequence ATGACGAAGTTAGTGAATGAAATGATTCTTGTTCTTGATTTCGGCAGTCAGTATAACCAGCTGATTACCCGCCGGATCCGTGAATTTGGCGTATATAGCGAGCTGCATCCCCATACGTTGACAGCTGAGGAAATCAAAGAAATGAATCCAAAAGGAATTATCCTTTCAGGCGGACCGAACAGTGTATATGATGAAGGATCTTTCCGCTGTGACGAAAAAATCTTTGAACTCGATATTCCTGTATTGGGCATCTGCTACGGTATGCAGCTGATGACTCATTACCTCGGAGGGAAAGTCGAGGCGGCAAGCCAGCGCGAATACGGAAAAGCGAACATTCAGATTCAAGGAACTCCTGACCTGTTCAAAGATCTTCCGGAAGAACAAGTGGTATGGATGAGCCACGGCGACTTAGTCGTACAAGTGCCGGAAGGGTTTACGGTAGATGCGACAAGCCATCACTGCCCGAACTCAGCGATGAGTAAAAAAGACAAAAAATGGTACGGCGTTCAGTTCCACCCGGAAGTCCGCCATTCAGAATACGGAAATGACCTTCTGAAAAACTTTGTCTTCGGTCCTTGTGAATGTAAAGGCGAATGGTCAATGGAAAACTTTATCGAAATCGAAATGCAAAAAATCCGCGAAACAGTCGGAGACAAACAAGTGCTTTGCGCTTTGAGCGGCGGAGTTGATTCTTCTGTCGTAGCCGTTTTGATTCATAAAGCGATCGGCGACCAGCTGACTTGTATTTTCGTCGACCACGGCCTGCTCCGTAAAGGCGAAGCGGAAGGCGTCATGAAAACGTTCAGCGAAGGCTTTAATATGAATGTCATTAAAGTTGATGCGAAAGACAGATTCTTAAATAAGCTGAAAGGTGTTTCTGATCCTGAGCAAAAACGCAAAATCATCGGCAACGAATTCATTTACGTATTTGATGATGAAGCGGTCAAGCTGAAAGGAATCGATTACCTTGCGCAAGGAACGCTTTACACAGACATTATTGAAAGCGGAACGGCAACAGCGCAAACGATCAAATCGCACCACAATGTCGGCGGTCTTCCTGAAGATATGCAGTTTGAACTGATCGAACCGCTTAACACTCTTTTCAAAGATGAAGTGCGCGCGCTCGGCACAGAGCTCGGCATTCCGGATGATATCGTATGGCGTCAGCCGTTCCCGGGACCTGGTCTTGGCATCCGCGTACTCGGCGAAGTAACGGAAGAAAAACTTGAAATCGTTCGTGAATCAGACGCGATTCTGCGCGAAGAAGTGGCAAACCACGGCCTTGAGCGCGACATCTGGCAGTACTTCACGGTTCTTCCTGACATCCGCAGCGTCGGCGTCATGGGAGATGCGAGATCGTATGATTACACAATCGGTATCCGTGCCGTAACTTCAATCGACGGCATGACATCTGACTGGGCGCGTATCCCTTGGGATGTGCTTGAAGTGATTTCGACACGTATCGTCAATGAAGTGAAACACATCAACCGCGTCGTGTATGATATTACAAGTAAGCCGCCTGCGACGATTGAGTGGGAATAA